The following is a genomic window from Brachionichthys hirsutus isolate HB-005 chromosome 10, CSIRO-AGI_Bhir_v1, whole genome shotgun sequence.
TTGTAGAAGCTGCAGGAGGCACAAGACGACGTAGTTACATGACCGTGTGTGTCATGGATAAAGCCAAATCACGGAGATCGACTCACGCGTGGGGGCCTTCTTGCTTCAAGATCTGGAAGGCACAGTCGGCTGTGTTTTTGTAGCGATGGGCCTCTAAACCCTACAGCAGAAAAAAGTGCAGATCAAAGAAATGGCACACTGTGGATGACGCTGATCAAATCTGGTTGTGTTTCCTACCTGCATTCTGGTTTTCACCACATCTAGGGGCGCGTTTCCAAAAACACTGGCGGCACCTGCTGTTGCCCCAAAGGTTGCCGTCACGATGGGGTGCATTTCTCGTGTGGGGTCATCACCTTAGAGGCGGATCCAAAGGTTTGGGTTTGAGTggaagaaggaaatgaaacGGTCATTTGGACGGAAAGAGGCTCGAGGGGAATGTGATTTTTGTTCTTGCAGCATTCGCATTAACGGCGGACGCCTTTCTCACCTTTGTACCAATTGCGCAGTGAATTCATGACGTAGAATCGGATGGCCTGATTGCTCCCTTGTTTCAGCGCGGTTGCTGTCAGACCTTGATACGTCCCCCGCACGCCTGCAGCAATCGGACGGATGCATCCTTTTATTTCCAGCGACCGGTTAACCCACCGCTCCTTCCTGCCGTCTTACCCTGTTCCCTGATGATCTCGCTGACGCCGTGAAAGAAGCCTCTGTAGCGAGGCCGGAGGGAGCGCTGGTCGTGGATCAGCTTCACCTGGAGGATGAGGGGACGATTTTAAGATTTGGAAGACGCTTCCGCACGTCATCCCGTCTCCCACCGACCTTCAGCGTCTCCATGGGGCAGACGATCACGACGGCCTCTGTGATGCCAGCTCCCAAACCGCACAGGAGGCTCCGCGTGTTGTCCAGCCGGCCCGTGGCGTCTCGCATCGGGTTGCTGAGCATCTCGAACACGCCGAACCTGCCGAAGACAAGAGGCCGGGAGTGAAAAGTGTCGACAAAAATATAACACGCAGAGAACATTGGTGTAACGGCAGCAACCTGACCTCCCCGTCGATAACAGCAATGCGCTTCATCCGTGTGACGCCGTAAAGTCTCATCAGCCGAAACGGTTATTAGTTTTACTTTATCCGGCATCGAGAATTTTGCAGTTTTCTTTCTATATTTTATACTCTCCTAAAAATGTAACCAAATAATCTGCAGATTAAGTGCTGTCAGCTGTTAAATGAATTCCAAGTGGGCAACAATGCAAGCGGTAAATTagaaaggtttaaaaaaaaacgtaccTCACAGCAGATTTGGGTATCGAGCCGTAGAGCAGCGAGCTGAGGCCTCGATACAACCCTCTGAGCCCGTGATCCTGCACAGTTAACTTCACGCAGTcacctgcacgcacacgcacacacacacgcacacgcgcacacacacacacacacacacatccaaaagTGAGTACCCAAACAGGACTATCCCAAAAGCCTGCATCCCGGCGGCCTACCGATGCCTCGGTACCGGGGTGggtccagctgcagctgggTCTTCACGTATTCTGTAGGGAAAGTGATGCAGATCTCGATTCCTCCTGCAATTCCACCTGAGCGAAGGACAGAAACAGTGCTATCAGTGCCAGCTCTATTCCAGCACAGTTACACTCAAACAATGAATGGATTAACCCATCGAGTGCCAGCCGTTGTCTCTTTATTATACTCTTTACTATGACTGTGCAAACACCGAACGTCCGAGATGAGAGATTAAAGTCTCTCCTTTCATCGGGAAACTCGTTCCGGAGTTTTTGGCTGTttaagagaggcagatttcaaatGTTAggtttggcagtgaatgtttgggttaaaaaaagaaaaaacgtctttgggcgtgaacggcactcaaagagttaattagCTGAAAGGTGATTCTAACGCTGGATCAATCAGTCCGGGTGTAAACACATCCGGTGCAACCGAATTAAGGTTCAAGTGTTGCGGCACCCGGATGCTTTGAGATGgattcaataaataataataataataataatcaattatAAGCGGATAGTAAAATAATACAGAACTTATGTTAAAACGCGCGTTCGACCCACTCCTGCGTGGATAACCTCGCGGGTGGACAGATTGGGTGACCCGTGATGAACATCAACCTGCGAGGATGGCCTTTCCGGGGTGCGTCATTTTCCTTCccccggccgccgccgccgcagccagGTCCCTCCTCGCCGCGCACGACCGCTGGTGGGCGGGCAGCGAGCTCCGCGAAGCCGCGGCGGCCGGATGGCTCCCGCACGGACCCTCACGCACCGAGAACGGCTTCAGCAGCGACGACATGTCGGTCGCGGAGACGTCAACCGGCGGCGGGCACCGTCagacgacaacaacaaagacgGGCGCTCCGGTGACAGGGCAGCCCATTGGCtcgccaccatgctgcctcaTGCCGTTACTACGGTCACGTGACTGTGCATGATCTTTGGCGACCAATGGCgtgttggatgatgatgatgatgatctatGTTGGAAGAATTTTAtacctttctttcttctttctccaaATTTTCATGCATTTCGAGCCTGTTGAAAATTGTCACAGTATTTGTTGtattatatttgttcattttcaatcaaaaataaattatatttaaaaaataaaaataaaataaaaaggcaccTCTCTGCTGAGTCTCCTGCATCCGGGCTTAGACTCACTGCAcccatgaaaataacaaacaaacactgcaaTGCTCTTTGTTAACGTTTAATTATTAACTTAATTTGATCAGTAAGGAAACGAGCAGTAAACCACAAGCGAGGCGACACAAGAGGAATATTCTATATTTAACACAATCCATGAGTCTGTGGTGATTCAGCAGGAATTCTCTCCCTCAAACAAAACGACAGCTGCCAGACAACCTCAGCAGCTGCTTAGGGCCCCGCTGGCCACTAGGGGGGCCCCGACCTGGCAACCCTGTTTCTGCATGATACAGGAAGTGATGTGCGCAGCACACGTGCAAACCGCAGCGCCTACCGAGAATCTCGCCGGCtatctttttgtgtgtgattacaACCTGGCAACCCACAGAGTGACGTTGAGTCTGATTGGTCAGCCTTTTTGTCCGCAAACTAGCGCGGAAGCAAGCGATGCGTGACACAAACAGCGACCTGCGGTCGTCACTCGTCATCATATCCGACAGGTGGCAAAAAAACGGAAGAAgagcagaaacaacaacatttgcaaggtaaatatttaatgttgttcTGTTGCTGTGAGTCGGTTGATTGAGCGGTTGTTCGTGCGCGTGCTCGGTTGTGACCTTTGCAACCGAGACCGAGTTGGTTTTTCTGTTAACCGGACAGCTCGAGTGTAAATCCTAATAGAAGAAAAGCTTATCGTAAATTAAGAAAACTACATCAACTGGCTGCATGG
Proteins encoded in this region:
- the slc25a1a gene encoding tricarboxylate transport protein A, mitochondrial isoform X1, with the protein product MSSLLKPFSVREGPCGSHPAAAASRSSLPAHQRSCAARRDLAAAAAAGGRKMTHPGKAILAGGIAGGIEICITFPTEYVKTQLQLDPPRYRGIGDCVKLTVQDHGLRGLYRGLSSLLYGSIPKSAVRFGVFEMLSNPMRDATGRLDNTRSLLCGLGAGITEAVVIVCPMETLKVKLIHDQRSLRPRYRGFFHGVSEIIREQGVRGTYQGLTATALKQGSNQAIRFYVMNSLRNWYKGDDPTREMHPIVTATFGATAGAASVFGNAPLDVVKTRMQGLEAHRYKNTADCAFQILKQEGPHAFYKGTVPRLGRVCLDVALVFVIYEEVVKLLNNVWKTQ
- the slc25a1a gene encoding tricarboxylate transport protein A, mitochondrial isoform X2 yields the protein MSSLLKPFSVREGPCGSHPAAAASRSSLPAHQRSCAARRDLAAAAAAGGRKMTHPGKAILAGGIAGGIEICITFPTEYVKTQLQLDPPRYRGIGDCVKLTVQDHGLRGLYRGLSSLLYGSIPKSAVRFGVFEMLSNPMRDATGRLDNTRSLLCGLGAGITEAVVIVCPMETLKVKLIHDQRSLRPRYRGFFHGVSEIIREQGVRGTYQGLTATALKQGSNQAIRFYVMNSLRNWYKGDDPTREMHPIVTATFGATAGAASVFGNAPLDVVKTRMQGLEAHRYKNTADCAFQILKQEGPHAFYKGTVPRLGRVCLDVALVFVIYEEVVKLLNN